The Acidithiobacillus thiooxidans ATCC 19377 DNA window CCAAGGGCGCACGACGTCCCCGCTCGCCACTTGCCAGAATTGAAGCGGGGCGACCGCTGTGGATTCGCTGGCAAGGGAAAGGGGATCTCCCCTTATTGATCCAGGCCGAAGAACTGGCTGCCGTACATCCCCTGAATACCTTGCAAAACCTGAGCTTGTTTTATATGAACGAGTTACTGTTGCGCCTCACTCAGCGTGCTGATCCATTTCCCGAGTTTTTTGACCAGTACGAAACCACTATCAAGGGCTTGAAAGATGTCGCAGCAATCGCCTGGAATCTGCGACGCTACGAACGGCATCTGCTCGAAGCCTTGGGCTGGGCGGCAGATCTGAACCATTGTGGACAATGTGGTATCACGCTGACACCCGACAGCAAATGGTCTTACCTGACTCAAGCAGGGGTATTCTGTCCTCGCCATGTACCAGAACAAGGGTCTGTAACCATTCCTGCAGAAGCCTTGCAATGGCTTGCTGGCCCGATGAACAGCGCGCCGGCTTCAGGCTATAATGCGCACTTGAGAAATTACCTGGAACGTGAACTGCAGGTCCATCTCGGCAGCAAGGCACTGGAGAGTCGACGCCTCCTTGCGGCATACTTGCAACGCCATAAGCGTAGCGCATCAACCTGAACCATGAGGAGCATCATCCATGATTGCCTTGGGTGTTAATATTGATCATGTGGCCACCCTGCGCCAGGCGCGGGGTACCCGATATCCCGACCCAATCGAAGCGGCTTTTGTCGCAGAACGCGCCGGAGCCGATGCCATTACTGCGCACCTGCGCGAAGATCGTCGTCATATTCAGGAACGGGACATCGAGATTCTCAGCCAGATCCTGCAGACCCGTCTCAATCTGGAAATGGCCGTGGAAGAAGGGGTACTGCGCATTGCCGAGCGACTGTCTCCCAGTGATTGCTGTCTGGTGCCGGAACGGCGCGCCGAACTCAGCACCGAAGGCGGACTGGATGTTGCCGGACAAATACCACGCATCAAGGAAGCCTGCCAGCGCCTGGCCCAGGCCGGGGTGAGAGTGTCTTTGTTTGTTGATCCGGACCCTTTTCAGCTGGAAGCAGCGGCGGAAACGGGTGCTCCGGTGGTGGAATTGCACACTGGTCGCTATGCCAATGCGTCCGATACGGCAAAACGTCTTGAAGAACTGGGTTTGATTGGCAGTGCGGTCAATTTTGCAGAAAGCCTGGGGCTGCAGGTGAATGCCGGGCATGGGCTGGATTACCATAATGTCCAGGCGATTGCTGCCATTCCGGGTATTCGTGAGTTGAATATTGGTCATGCCATTGTTTCCCATGCAGTATTTAGCGGTCTTGGGGCTGCTGTTACGGAAATGAAGCGATTGATGCTTGAGGCCCGTGGATGATTGTCGGAATGGGCACCGATATTGTGGCTGTGGAGCGTATGGCCCGTCTGCACGCCCGCTATGGTCTGCGTCTGAATGAACGCATTCTGGGCCCTCTGGAGCGTACTGATCTGCCTGGTGAAGCGGCCGCTGCGGCGGCTTTTCTGGCACGTCGTTTTGCCGCGAAGGAAGCGGCCTATAAGGCGCTGGGAAGCGGTCTGGGTGAAGGTATGCGCTGGTCGGACGTCCAGGTCACCCACGACGCTGCCGGCCGCCCGCAATTGCTGATGCAGGGGAAATCCGGAGAATTGCTGGCGCAATGGGGAAGGGAGGTGCGTACCTGGCTTTCCATCAGTGATGAACGGCGTTATGCCACTGCGGTGGTCATTCTGGAATTAGGAGCTTAACGCATGAAAGTAACGGTTGTTGGAACCGGATATGTGGGTCTGGTCACTGGAGCCTGCCTTGCCCAGGTCGGTAATCAGGTACTTTGCGTGGATATTGATGCGGATAAGGTAGCGCGTTTGCGTCAGGCTGAAGTCCCCATATACGAACCCGACTTGCCGGGCATTGTGCAGGATGGGGTCAAAAGTGGAAGACTGCAGTTCACAACGGATATTGCTGCAGGTGTTGCGCATGGCGATTTTGTATTCATTGCGGTAGGCACTCCACCCGAAGAAGACGGCTCTGCGGACCTGCGTCATGTTCTGGCTGTCGCGGGTGAAATTGGTCAGCATCTTCAGAATCCGGTGATTGTCATCAACAAATCCACGGTCCCGGTGGGAACAGCGCGCAAAGTACAGGATCATATTGCGGCCGCCCTGACAAAGCGCGGGGTGGATATCCCCTTCGTGGTGGTCTCCAACCCGGAGTTTTTGAAAGAAGGTGCGGCGGTAGGGGATTTCATGAAACCAGACCGGATTGTGGTGGGTACCGATGACCCCGTTGCTGCCGAAAAAATGCGCGCTCTTTATGCACCCTTTAATCGTAATCATGACCGTCTCATTATCATGGACCCACCTTCCGCCGAACTGACCAAATATGCTGCCAATGTCATGTTGGCCACCAAAATTTCGTTGATGAACGAACTGGCAGGACTGGCCGAATGTGTAGGTGCGGATATTGAGCAGGTACGTCGGGGCATTGGTGCGGACCCCCGCATTGGTTATTCGTTTATTTATCCAGGCTGTGGTTATGGGGGGTCCTGTTTTCCCAAGGATGTACGCGCCCTGGAGTACAGCGCCAGGCAACATGATTTTGACGCCCCGCTGCTTACGGCAGTAGAAGCCGTCAATAATCGCCAGAAACAGATTCTGGAAAAAAAACTGGTAGCAGTCCTCGGCGAAGACCTGAAAGGAAAAAAAATTGCCATATGGGGCCTGGCCTTCAAACCCAATACCGACGATTTGCGCGAAGCCCCCAGCCGGGCACTGATTGCGGGTATCCTGAAAAGAGGTGGCACAGTGCAGGCCTATGATCCTGTAGCCATGGATGAGGTTGGGCGGGTGTACGCCGGGGAGTCAGCACTGACCCTTTGCGTCGATCCTTATGCGGCCTGCGAGGGCGCGGATGCCCTGGTTATCTGTACGGAATGGCAGGAGTTTCGCAGTCCGGATTTTGCTGAAATGCGTCGGCTTCTCCGTCAGGCGGTCATTGTCGACGGCCGCAATA harbors:
- the acpS gene encoding holo-ACP synthase, with the protein product MIVGMGTDIVAVERMARLHARYGLRLNERILGPLERTDLPGEAAAAAAFLARRFAAKEAAYKALGSGLGEGMRWSDVQVTHDAAGRPQLLMQGKSGELLAQWGREVRTWLSISDERRYATAVVILELGA
- a CDS encoding UDP-glucose dehydrogenase family protein, producing MKVTVVGTGYVGLVTGACLAQVGNQVLCVDIDADKVARLRQAEVPIYEPDLPGIVQDGVKSGRLQFTTDIAAGVAHGDFVFIAVGTPPEEDGSADLRHVLAVAGEIGQHLQNPVIVINKSTVPVGTARKVQDHIAAALTKRGVDIPFVVVSNPEFLKEGAAVGDFMKPDRIVVGTDDPVAAEKMRALYAPFNRNHDRLIIMDPPSAELTKYAANVMLATKISLMNELAGLAECVGADIEQVRRGIGADPRIGYSFIYPGCGYGGSCFPKDVRALEYSARQHDFDAPLLTAVEAVNNRQKQILEKKLVAVLGEDLKGKKIAIWGLAFKPNTDDLREAPSRALIAGILKRGGTVQAYDPVAMDEVGRVYAGESALTLCVDPYAACEGADALVICTEWQEFRSPDFAEMRRLLRQAVIVDGRNIYEPTVLRAEGFVYSAIGRP
- the pdxJ gene encoding pyridoxine 5'-phosphate synthase, translating into MIALGVNIDHVATLRQARGTRYPDPIEAAFVAERAGADAITAHLREDRRHIQERDIEILSQILQTRLNLEMAVEEGVLRIAERLSPSDCCLVPERRAELSTEGGLDVAGQIPRIKEACQRLAQAGVRVSLFVDPDPFQLEAAAETGAPVVELHTGRYANASDTAKRLEELGLIGSAVNFAESLGLQVNAGHGLDYHNVQAIAAIPGIRELNIGHAIVSHAVFSGLGAAVTEMKRLMLEARG
- the recO gene encoding DNA repair protein RecO, producing MTTESGDRAWVLHRYAYGDSSLVVEFFSRKQGRLGLLAKGARRPRSPLARIEAGRPLWIRWQGKGDLPLLIQAEELAAVHPLNTLQNLSLFYMNELLLRLTQRADPFPEFFDQYETTIKGLKDVAAIAWNLRRYERHLLEALGWAADLNHCGQCGITLTPDSKWSYLTQAGVFCPRHVPEQGSVTIPAEALQWLAGPMNSAPASGYNAHLRNYLERELQVHLGSKALESRRLLAAYLQRHKRSAST